One Anopheles marshallii chromosome 3, idAnoMarsDA_429_01, whole genome shotgun sequence genomic region harbors:
- the LOC128713244 gene encoding leucine-rich repeat protein SHOC-2-like, which yields MAVLWSTVLMLWILCQIATRPCCAQCKDPNSFFCDIGVVNMTSDGGAKIRNAIDSQDYMYTIGIEKLIVSSSASGPFLQRIAPFTEAIIYLIYRDPVFQVPAGNTIADIEIGNGANLRSVVAGTNNHLKRLQLENCLLDRVPPTLSQMIELEELIIERCAMTALRLDVLANNPKLNILSLASNQIRQLFPITSPPKQGLTLATIDLSNNQLERLDMSIFVHMPDLERLNVKANRIVRIEATAPVTYASFKRLDVISNKIAVLDTRNLTLPSLTSFFVDDNALTEIPPRWGSLPKLLYLGIDRNNLKQIDMSVFGQFPNLTEIYINENKVQTIRTSSPITLPKFDTIVFENNQITSVNFTGCNFPALDFISLMNNQLKAVPPLLQRFPKTRMSVEWNPIKCSNIVTFKAKINENRLYVSTGTTQSGCSTTSSIVLDQEKSACCEA from the exons ATGGCTGTTTTGTGGT CGACAGTGTTGATGCTGTGGATATTGTGCCAGATTGCAACACGTCCCTGTTGCGCTCAATGTAAGGATCCTAATTCGTTTTTTTGCGACATCGGAGTGGTCAACATGACTTCTGACGGAGGAGCCAAGATACGTAACGCCATTGACAGCCAAGACTACATGTATACAATAGGCATCGAGAAGCTGATCGTCAGCAGCAGTGCGTCCGGTCCCTTTCTGCAGAGAATTGCACCCTTTACCGAGGCGATCATTTATTTGATCTATCGGGATCCAGTGTTCCAAGTTCCGGCAGGCAACACTATCGCCGATATCGAAATTGGCAATGGAGCTAATTTACGATCGGTGGTGGCAGGTACGAATAACCACCTAAAGAGACTGCAGCTGGAGAACTGCCTGCTAGACCGGGTGCCACCGACACTGTCCCAGATGATCGAGCTGGAGGAGTTGATTATCGAACGTTGCGCAATGACAGCACTGCGGCTAGACGTGTTGGCAAACAACCCGAAACTGAATATCTTGAGCCTTGCAAGTAATCAAATACGGCAACTGTTTCCGATCACATCGCCACCAAAACAGGGGTTGACCCTAGCAACGATTGATCTATCCAATAATCAGTTGGAACGTCTGGATATGTCCATCTTTGTCCATATGCCGGACCTGGAGCGGCTGAACGTTAAAGCGAACCGCATCGTACGAATCGAGGCGACAGCACCGGTAACCTACGCTTCATTCAAGCGACTGGATGTCATTTCGAACAAAATTGCTGTCCTAGATACACGCAATCTCACGCTGCCTTCATTGACTTCGTTCTTTGTGGACGACAATGCGCTCACGGAAATTCCACCGCGTTGGGGATCGCTGCCCAAATTGCTCTACCTCGGGATTGATCGAAACAATCTGAAACAAATCGACATGAGTGTATTTGGTCAGTTTCCAAACTTGACCGAAATTTACATAAACGAAAACAAGGTCCAGACCATACGCACCTCGTCCCCCATTACTCTACCAAAGTTTGATACGATCGTGTTCGAAAACAATCAGATCACGTCGGTTAACTTTACGGGATGCAATTTTCCTGCGCTGGACTTTATTTCGCTGATGAATAATCAGCTGAAGGCAGTTCCGCCTCTGTTGCAACGATTTCCCAAAACACGGATGTCCGTCGAATGGAATCCGATCAAATGCTCCAACATAGTGACGTTCAAGGCCAAGATCAATGAGAATCGTCTTTACGTGAGCACCGGTACGACCCAGTCGGGATGTTCCACGACATCTTCGATCGTACTTGATCAAGAGAAAAGCGCATGCTGTGAAGCTTGA
- the LOC128715884 gene encoding protein melted: MHDLFTTVLSKRDLSRAGELFSIADYEIVNDLTEVLQEISSIISHEDYLHNSNDQSVIEICINRVTSCIKKTHTIAKHCAGLVSLLETCLRYNLQPTGKDVDPPHAKISSDIISSIFLNYNKQVVMEVTLPVAVKFLNQGNLELSRNLASYLSSAAIEYSYLLSPHVHVILESLLGGNYGLCHVLSQIYEATPDPINDAGPKFVEIVPRCELQEQLVILQLLVTIAKQKPSCLTESIPSLLELATVRPPLSAAALLVLLKLAESKPIKLAEYTEAFKLIAHSVPQTVGFAAQILSAIGRCGKDRAQVALDFVLEHLPRADRPLQTILLNEATKLCTKYPVLFTDKVTSVVRQRQLSNNSQIKQTASGGVTIVNLNSSATLPTPMSTAIGTASLGGHGNGGTALGTNGPSGAAAGMLGSSVGFTQHVLDHGRSIVSKTPNVAIINNGHTHTTSSAMMSTTVINTSNGTTLSSTIHPALLTNFMNAANGLPSSGTVTTASGTGTVVNGTTVVSPMPHHTGYTRNRPKLGDSRSTGRLHSGGGGGNKSTTRLNNAGGSMGGLHKSRLGSSQLINQFNGDIGAGVSIDPEKPSTGVTPNGGPTMVDGSASHNIIMHSGHSHHSSGNVAIKGMMASSGSGGGGGLLGNSIPPPLSQHVTITGENKWGIPQTKITSCGVTVTTSPTRAPRPYSHGPTNTLMGSTGALGGKSSLGGLNQSTGSIGIQVHHASPASPTMFNNHSQQKSPQLTTTLSLHSSDDPSNQVIVSGPATVTTRPRTNDNRSVTILNASSTTTRMSVFEPYPMRDTIQHFCEKHLDKIKSYTEAVAHRIPPPAKCIIEERRAKKMAKLHFACQVRGPHCLYSRTMFTMRTRNPRTWIHLMFLDLQARAGKNALSSWDPSVSRLKHCWDTLKCENRTFITLVTSAFPNGKEQEALVNELRHAGFFDVFEMGPVTLGSGGGPAGGTAGPGVELPTGASGSTGTSGVGSATGVDPSAASNGGSSEDLEVFQWGCFLCHHPEKAIGFLHGNNQPVIEGQLKEKKGKWRLFRRWRTRYFTLSGAHLSCKGSVSEAGGESIDVNQIRSVKVSRGARNIPKAFEIFTGDQTLILKPKDGNKAEEWVQCLSIVLAHSQARDSPTTRTNSLPARSIGNSRTVF, encoded by the exons ATGCACGACCTATTTACAACCGTGCTATCCAAAAGGGATCTTTCCCGGGCCGGAGAGCTGTTTTCCATCGCCGACTACGAGATTGTGAACGATCTGACCGAAGTG TTGCAGGAGATTTCATCCATCATCTCGCACGAAGACTATCTGCACAACAGCAACGACCAGTCGGTCATCGAAATCTGCATCAACCGGGTAACATCGTGCATCAAGAAGACGCACACGATTGCGAAGCACTGTGCCGGGCTGGTCAGTCTGTTGGAAACATGCCTACGCTACAACTTGCAACCCACCGGTAAGGATGTGGATCCGCCGCATGCGAAAATATCGTCTGACATCATTTCCAGCATATTTCTG AACTACAACAAGCAAGTGGTGATGGAGGTgacgctgcccgttgcggtcaAGTTTCTCAACCAGGGCAACCTCGAGCTGTCGCGCAACCTCGCCAGCTACCTTTCGTCGGCGGCCATCGAGTACTCGTACCTGCTGTCGCCGCATGTACACGTCATCCTCGAATCGCTGCTCGGCGGCAACTACGGCCTCTGCCATGTGCTGTCGCAAATTTACGAAGCAACGCCGGACCCGATCAATGACGCTGGGCCAAAGTTTGTGGAGATTGTGCCACGGTGCGAACTGCAGGAGCAGCTGGTCATACTGCAGCTGCTTGTCACGATCGCGAAACAGAAACCATCCTGCCTAACCGAAAGCATTCCATCGCTGCTGGAGCTGGCCACGGTCCGGCCACCATTATCGGCGGCGGCCCTGCTGGTGCTGCTCAAGCTGGCCGAATCCAAACCGATCAAACTGGCCGAATATACGGAAGCGTTCAAGCTGATCGCGCACAGTGTACCGCAGACGGTCGGGTTCGCCGCACAGATACTCTCCGCCATCGGGCGTTGCGGCAAGGACCGAGCCCAGGTGGCGTTAGACTTTGTGCTCGAGCATTTACCACGTGCCGATCGGCCGCTGCAGACGATACTGCTGAACGAAGCGACCAAACTGTGCACCAAGTATCCGGTCCTGTTCACCGACAAGGTCACCTCCGTCGTACGACAACGGCAGCTGAGCAATAACAGCCAGATCAAGCAAACTGCGTCCGGCGGAGTGACGATTGTGAATCTAAACTCGTCTGCCACACTGCCCACACCCATGTCCACAGCAATCGGGACGGCGAGTCTGGGTGGGCACGGCAATGGTGGAACCGCCCTCGGTACAAACGGCCCATCCGGAGCGGCAGCGGGCATGCTGGGCAGTTCGGTCGGTTTCACCCAACATGTGCTCGATCACGGACGATCGATCGTGTCGAAAACGCCGAATGTCGCCATCATAAACAATGGCCATACGCACACGACGAGTAGTGCGATGATGTCGACCACGGTTATCAACACCTCGAACGGTACGACTCTGAGTTCGACCATCCATCCGGCGCTGCTGACCAACTTTATGAACGCAGCAAACGGCCTGCCCAGCAGTGGTACCGTCACGACAGCCAGTGGCACAGGAACAGTGGTCAACGGTACTACCGTTGTCTCTCCAATGCCACACCACACAGG TTACACTCGAAACCGTCCGAAGCTCGGGGACTCGCGCAGCACCGGGCGGCTGCATTCTGGCGGAGGTGGTGGCAACAAGAGCACAACACGCCTGAACAATGCGGGCGGATCGATGGGCGGGCTGCACAAGTCGCGTCTCGGTTCGTCTCAGCTGATCAATCAATTCAACGGCGATATCGGCGCGGGTGTGTCGATTGATCCAGAAAAACCATCCACAGGCGTCACACCAAACGGTGGACCCACAATGGTGGACGGTTCCGCGTCGCACAACATCATCATGCACAGCGGCCACAGCCATCATTCGAGCGGAAATGTCGCTATCAAAGGAATGATGGCCAGCAGCGGCAGTGGCGGAGGTGGCGGTTTGCTTGGCAACTCGATACCACCGCCACTAAGCCAGCACGTGACGATCACGGGTGAGAACAAGTGGGGCATACCCCAGACGAAGATCACATCCTGTGGCGTCACAGTGACGACGTCTCCGACGCGTGCACCCCGGCCGTACTCCCACGGCCCAACCAACACGCTGATGGGATCGACCGGTGCGCTCGGAGGCAAGAGTTCACTCGGCGGACTGAACCAATCAACTGGTTCGATCGGCATCCAGGTGCACCATGCGTCACCGGCCTCACCGACGATGTTCAACAATCACTCGCAGCAGAAGTCACCGCAGCTGACCACCACGCTATCGCTTCACTCGAGCGATGATCCATCTAATCAG GTTATTGTCTCCGGTCCCGCAACGGTAACAACACGTCCGCGCACGAACGACAACCGGAGCGTAACGATCCTGAACGCCTCCTCGACCACTACGCGCATGAGTGTGTTCGAACCGTACCCGATGCGTGACACCATACAGCACTTCTGTGAGAAGCATCTGGACAAAATCAAGTCATACACGGAAGCGGTGGCCCACCGCATACCACCCCCGGCGAAGTGCATCATCGAGGAACGGCGGGCGAAAAAGATGGCCAAGCTGCACTTTGCGTGCCAGGTGCGCGGTCCACACTGTCTCTACTCGCGCACCATGTTTACGATGCGCACGCGCAACCCACGCACCTGGATCCATCTGATGTTTCTCGATCTGCAGGCAAGGGCGGGCAAGAACGCACTCAGCAGCTGGGATCCGAGCGTCAGCCGACTCAAACATTGCTGGGATACGCTCAAGTGTGAAAACCGAACGTTTATAACGCTAGTCACGAGTGCGTTCCCCAACGGTAAGGAGCAGGAAGCGCTGGTCAATGAGCTTCGCCATGCCGGGTTCTTTGACGTGTTCGAAATGGGTCCGGTGACGCTCGGTTCGGGGGGTGGTCCGGCCGGGGGAACGGCCGGCCCTGGGGTGGAACTGCCTACCGGTGCGTCGGGATCTACCGGCACGTCCGGCGTCGGATCGGCTACCGGTGTTGACCCGAGCGCAGCCTCAAACGGGGGCAGCTCGGAAGACCTGGAGGTGTTCCAGTGGGGTTGCTTTCTCTGCCATCATCCGGAGAAAGCAATCGGATTTCTGCATGGCAACAATCAACCGGTGATCGAGGGTCAGCTGAAGGAGAAGAAGGGCAAATGGAGACTGTTCCGGAGATGGCGCACGCGCTACTTTACACTTTCCGGTGCACATCTGTCGTGCAAAGGGTCGGTCAGTGAG GCCGGTGGCGAAAGTATCGACGTGAACCAGATCCGATCGGTGAAGGTGTCCCGGGGTGCGCGCAACATCCCCAAagcgtttgaaatttttaccGGCGATCAGACACTTATCCTCAAGCCGAAGGATGGAAACAAGGCGGAAGAATGGGTGCAATGTTTAAGCATCGTGCTGGCACATTCACAG GCACGAGACAGTCCAACGACACGCACCAACAGTCTTCCAGCACGCAGTATTGGCAACAGTAGGACGGTTTTCTAA
- the LOC128715885 gene encoding 46 kDa FK506-binding nuclear protein: MFWGLILKQGKKYSKVVEQDFHLTHAALDLTDSSGDVQVMLTTESITYLLCTLNKAIPQVVLDQAFATGDEISFATKGQGVVHLTGNVLPDEMDELDDEEDEMDEEEEEELVTANGKPRSAKQVAKAKVAKKIADGEVSEGSDEDDATFTESMLDDSAANGLDDDDDDDEEEDDDEQSDEEDDEDNEDGEEEEEEDDDDEEEEDDDDDEEEEDEQPKAKQAKLSNDAKPVNGNAKSAKEGPKKQEQQDQPKKGGVRTLQDGLTVEDLKVGTGPEAKPGKKIAVYYEGRLKSNNKVFDSTNKGPGLKFSLGRGEVIKGWDLGVAGMKVGGKRRIVVPHKLAYGTKGSPPVIPPCSTLLFEVELKKVF; the protein is encoded by the exons ATGTTCTGGG GATTGATCCTAAAGCAGGGGAAGAAATACTCCAAGGTGGTGGAGCAGGACTTCCATCTCACACACGCTGCCCTAGACCTGACGGACAGTAGCGGCGACGTCCAGGTTATGCTGACGACGGAAAGCATAACGTATCTGCTTTGCACCCTAAACAAGGCAATCCCTCAGGTGGTGCTGGACCAAGCATTCGCTACCGGAGATGAAATTAGCTTCGCTACGAAGGGGCAAGGTGTTGTACATCTTACTGGGAATGTGCTGCCGGACGAGATGGACGAGTTGGATGACGAAGAGGACGAGATggatgaggaggaggaggaggaactGGTGACTGCAAATGGCAAACCTCGAAGTGCGAAGCAAGTGGCCAAAGCCAAAGTGGCAAAAAAGATAGCCGACGGAGAGGTATCGGAGGGTAGCGATGAGGACGACGCTACCTTCACCGAGTCGATGCTGGACGACAGTGCTGCGAACGggcttgatgatgatgacgacgacgacgaggaggaagatgatgatgaacagAGTGACGAGGAAGACGACGAGGACAATGAGGATGgtgaagaggaggaggaggaagacgacgatgatgaggaagaggaggacgacgacgacgacgaagaggaagaggatgaGCAGCCGAAGGCAAAGCAAGCCAAGTTGAGCAACGACGCCAAGCCGGTAAACGGAAACGCGAAGTCCGCGAAGGAAGGACCCAAGAAGCAGGAACAGCAAGACCAGCCGAAAAAGGGTGGCGTGCGCACGCTGCAGGATGGACTGACGGTCGAAGATTTGAAGGTTGGTACCGGACCGGAGGCCAAACCTGGCAAGAAGATTGCGGTTTACTACGAGGGCCGGCTGAAGTCGAACAATAAGGTGTTCGACAGTACGAACAAGGGCCCGGGGCTGAAGTTCAGCCTTGGCCGGGGAGAGGTTATTAAAGGGTGGGATTTGGGTGTCGCCGGGATGAAGGTAGGTGGCAAACGGCGAATTGTCGTCCCGCACAAACTTGCGTACGGCACCAAAGGCAGCCCCCCGGTAATCCCCCCATGTAGTACGCTCTTGTTTGAAGTGGAGCTTAAGAAAGTTTTCTAA